From Leptospira venezuelensis, a single genomic window includes:
- a CDS encoding CBS domain-containing protein, producing MLVKDILEKKDRKILSVEPSTTVWEAIRFMTKYDIGSVIVLKEGKLAGIFTERDLLHFASTDREAVFDKTVADLMSTTLTTMQPNDQVDEVLSIMLKKRIRHMPILDGNRLVGIVSIGDAVKAKIAKTEEENKNLKNYIYSESGFI from the coding sequence ATGCTGGTAAAAGATATCTTGGAAAAAAAGGACCGAAAGATCCTCTCGGTGGAACCCAGTACCACCGTTTGGGAAGCGATCCGATTTATGACCAAGTATGATATAGGTTCCGTGATAGTGCTTAAAGAAGGGAAACTCGCCGGTATATTTACAGAAAGGGATTTACTTCATTTCGCTTCCACAGATCGGGAAGCAGTATTCGATAAAACAGTGGCGGATCTAATGTCCACCACATTGACTACTATGCAACCAAACGACCAAGTGGATGAAGTTCTTTCTATTATGCTAAAAAAAAGGATCCGGCATATGCCTATTCTGGATGGGAACAGATTGGTCGGGATCGTCTCCATCGGAGACGCTGTAAAAGCTAAGATCGCGAAAACGGAAGAAGAGAATAAGAACTTAAAAAACTATATATATAGCGAATCCGGATTTATTTGA
- a CDS encoding LIC_12238 family plasminogen-binding lipoprotein translates to MNIRFSYFIILLYSFFLVSCLGMSGEFGWALVDETKQSLLEKKFTTVQEFTLTREKLIFPTNKTLVYIYKFSRVPNPEAEIYVSLSRFQVGFNEIEVTRKRPEISSSSIRGRFQELIAGKYLVKVSYEGEVIDQVEFRVIEPEDREEEEKESGVDDVEKYTKAKKILN, encoded by the coding sequence ATGAACATCCGATTTTCCTATTTTATAATTTTATTATACTCTTTCTTCCTTGTTTCCTGCTTGGGAATGAGCGGAGAATTCGGCTGGGCCTTGGTGGATGAAACCAAACAAAGTTTGCTGGAGAAAAAATTCACCACCGTTCAAGAGTTCACTCTCACCAGAGAGAAGTTAATCTTTCCCACCAACAAAACACTGGTATATATTTATAAATTTTCCAGAGTTCCGAATCCGGAAGCGGAAATATATGTGAGCCTAAGCAGATTTCAAGTAGGCTTTAACGAGATAGAAGTAACACGTAAAAGACCGGAAATCTCCAGTTCCAGTATTAGAGGCCGTTTCCAAGAATTGATCGCAGGCAAATATTTAGTAAAAGTCTCCTATGAGGGAGAAGTGATCGATCAGGTAGAATTCAGAGTAATAGAACCGGAAGATAGAGAAGAAGAAGAAAAAGAATCCGGTGTAGACGATGTGGAAAAATATACAAAAGCGAAGAAGATTCTAAATTAA
- a CDS encoding chemotaxis protein CheW has translation MSAEIEHQYILFSLGEEEYALPIVLVDEIIKIHNLVKVPRSKNYFAGIMDIRGKVVKMVDLGVKLNIPHSHEQGYDRAIVVKIGGESVGIIVDKVANVALFPPETINPPPPSIKGISSRYITGVGKKDDRFIILIDIEKILGSEELAELGAGAK, from the coding sequence ATGTCCGCCGAAATCGAACATCAGTACATTCTATTTAGCTTAGGCGAGGAAGAATACGCTCTTCCAATCGTTCTTGTGGATGAGATCATCAAGATCCATAACCTGGTCAAGGTTCCTAGATCCAAAAACTACTTTGCCGGTATCATGGATATCCGGGGTAAAGTGGTGAAGATGGTGGATCTAGGTGTGAAATTGAATATCCCCCATTCTCACGAACAAGGTTACGACCGCGCGATTGTAGTGAAAATCGGCGGAGAATCTGTCGGCATCATAGTAGATAAGGTAGCTAACGTAGCACTCTTTCCTCCTGAAACAATCAATCCTCCTCCTCCTTCTATCAAAGGAATTTCCTCTCGTTATATCACGGGTGTCGGTAAAAAGGACGATAGGTTTATCATCCTAATCGATATCGAAAAAATTCTAGGGTCAGAAGAATTAGCGGAGTTGGGTGCTGGGGCGAAATGA
- a CDS encoding mannose-1-phosphate guanylyltransferase: protein MTQDKPVVLIMAGGKGERFWPRSRISTPKQLQKVYSKNTLLKETLNRAYTITSPDRVFIGTNATLKKAILAQERSFPENNFIIEPEGKNTAPIIALASLYFKEKFGDPVQVVLSADAWVNSDKEFAKSIQKALKEADEHLVLLGIKPNRPEVGYGYIASGKPTKHGFEVKSFFEKPDVKTALKYIKKANFYWNPGIFLWKTSLILDEFEKHSPKILKPLKDRFPFKKMGDLGEAFKLLPSEPVDIAIMEKSARIRMVEASFSWDDVGSWLSLERVLPGDNQGNRHIGKEILFYKSGNNVTQTRKEFTALLGVQDIVVVEEEDVLFIASKEGIGDIKNMVAEIRKNKGLQKYTE from the coding sequence ATGACACAAGACAAACCCGTAGTACTCATTATGGCGGGAGGAAAGGGAGAAAGATTCTGGCCCAGATCTAGAATTTCCACTCCGAAACAACTCCAGAAAGTATATTCTAAAAATACTCTTTTAAAAGAGACTTTGAATCGTGCTTATACGATCACAAGTCCTGATAGAGTATTTATTGGAACAAATGCTACTTTAAAAAAAGCAATCTTAGCTCAGGAGAGAAGTTTCCCTGAGAATAATTTTATAATAGAGCCGGAAGGAAAAAATACTGCACCAATCATTGCTCTAGCTTCTTTATATTTTAAGGAGAAGTTTGGAGATCCGGTTCAGGTTGTATTATCTGCAGATGCTTGGGTAAATTCAGACAAAGAATTTGCTAAGAGTATCCAAAAGGCTTTGAAAGAAGCGGATGAACATTTGGTTTTACTCGGTATTAAACCGAATCGCCCTGAAGTAGGTTATGGTTATATCGCTTCTGGAAAACCAACTAAACATGGATTCGAAGTAAAATCATTCTTTGAAAAGCCGGATGTAAAAACTGCGCTCAAGTATATTAAAAAAGCAAACTTCTATTGGAACCCGGGGATTTTTCTTTGGAAGACAAGTTTAATCTTGGATGAGTTTGAAAAACATTCTCCTAAAATATTAAAACCTCTTAAGGATAGATTTCCATTCAAGAAGATGGGAGATTTAGGAGAAGCATTCAAACTTCTTCCATCCGAACCTGTTGATATAGCAATCATGGAAAAGAGCGCTCGTATTAGAATGGTAGAGGCAAGCTTCTCTTGGGATGATGTAGGCTCTTGGCTTTCTTTGGAAAGAGTATTGCCTGGGGACAACCAAGGTAATCGTCATATCGGTAAAGAAATTCTATTTTATAAATCCGGAAACAACGTCACTCAGACTAGAAAAGAATTCACAGCTCTACTTGGAGTGCAGGATATCGTTGTAGTAGAAGAGGAAGATGTTCTCTTCATCGCTTCTAAAGAAGGGATAGGTGATATCAAGAATATGGTAGCCGAGATCCGTAAAAATAAAGGTTTACAAAAGTACACTGAATAA
- the hfq gene encoding RNA chaperone Hfq codes for MSAKNNIQDQLLNTARKEKLELTIYLLNGVPLKGKVVSFDNFTIVLEQENKQSLVYKHAISTIIPSKVIKLYTEEAAKEAPSA; via the coding sequence ATGTCTGCTAAAAATAATATACAGGACCAACTGCTCAATACGGCTAGAAAAGAAAAACTAGAATTAACCATCTATCTTCTTAACGGAGTTCCTTTAAAAGGGAAAGTGGTAAGTTTTGATAATTTTACTATAGTCCTTGAGCAGGAGAATAAGCAGAGTTTGGTGTACAAACACGCGATCTCCACGATCATTCCTTCCAAAGTAATCAAACTTTATACAGAAGAAGCAGCAAAAGAAGCTCCTTCCGCCTAA
- the miaA gene encoding tRNA (adenosine(37)-N6)-dimethylallyltransferase MiaA, translating to MLIITAPTGAGKTALVRELDPSRFEIISFDSRQIYKELSIGTAAPTSEDCEKIPHHLVSFLSPSESIDAAKFVTMAEEALDDILSRDKIPVLTAGTGFYLNAFLYGMFPVPKITEEIKLKVESLSMEERIEELQKLDPKALQKIFPNDNYRYGRALEVNWMGTLWSELKVEEGSGALISKNLNILGAFFLDLDRKELYERIDSRAKKMIESGMAEEAKRVSEKYGEDCPGLQSLGYNFALENIKGTSNLETFFGNLSQSHRNYAKRQITWFRKQKILEPIHPKEAYKKIKNING from the coding sequence ATTCTAATTATCACCGCTCCCACTGGGGCCGGAAAAACGGCTCTGGTGAGAGAATTAGATCCTTCCCGTTTTGAAATTATTTCCTTTGATTCTAGACAGATCTATAAAGAGCTAAGCATCGGGACTGCAGCCCCAACTTCAGAAGACTGCGAAAAAATCCCCCATCATCTTGTTTCATTTCTTTCCCCTTCCGAATCCATAGACGCAGCAAAATTTGTGACAATGGCAGAAGAAGCGCTGGATGATATACTTTCCAGAGATAAAATCCCAGTTTTAACAGCTGGAACAGGGTTTTATTTGAATGCTTTTTTATACGGAATGTTTCCTGTTCCAAAGATCACTGAAGAAATAAAACTGAAAGTGGAATCCTTAAGTATGGAAGAAAGGATCGAAGAACTCCAAAAACTGGACCCTAAAGCTCTCCAAAAAATCTTTCCAAACGATAACTACAGATATGGAAGAGCCTTGGAAGTGAACTGGATGGGAACTCTATGGTCAGAGCTTAAAGTGGAGGAGGGGAGCGGCGCCCTAATTTCCAAAAATTTGAATATACTTGGGGCCTTCTTCTTGGATCTGGATCGAAAAGAATTATACGAAAGAATCGATTCCAGGGCCAAAAAAATGATAGAATCTGGAATGGCAGAAGAAGCAAAAAGGGTCTCAGAAAAATACGGGGAAGATTGTCCCGGTCTTCAGTCCTTAGGTTATAATTTCGCGCTTGAAAATATTAAAGGAACGTCCAATCTTGAGACATTCTTTGGGAATTTAAGCCAGTCCCATAGGAATTACGCCAAGCGTCAGATTACTTGGTTCCGAAAGCAAAAGATCTTGGAACCGATCCATCCGAAAGAAGCGTATAAAAAGATAAAAAATATAAACGGATAA
- a CDS encoding FYDLN acid domain-containing protein gives MATAKKTAKKKAAPKSKAPVKKSAPPKKKAPPAKKKEAVSVSKPAAGTKKSSASKSSLNPLGKKFTCHTCGTKFYDLNKEVKICPKCGADQSKRPPSKSRSRVAAARVEEEEFPEENLDYDSEAGFEEEEGIVEEPLEEEEDEEEEEE, from the coding sequence ATGGCAACAGCTAAGAAAACGGCTAAGAAAAAAGCTGCACCGAAGTCCAAAGCTCCGGTGAAAAAAAGCGCCCCTCCAAAGAAAAAAGCTCCTCCGGCAAAAAAGAAGGAAGCGGTTAGCGTAAGCAAACCGGCGGCAGGGACTAAAAAGTCTTCTGCATCCAAGTCTTCTCTCAATCCTCTGGGCAAAAAATTCACATGTCATACTTGTGGAACTAAGTTCTACGATCTAAACAAAGAAGTAAAAATCTGCCCTAAATGCGGAGCCGATCAAAGTAAACGTCCTCCTTCCAAATCTAGGTCCCGTGTAGCGGCTGCCAGAGTGGAAGAAGAAGAGTTTCCAGAAGAAAACTTAGACTACGATTCCGAAGCAGGTTTCGAAGAAGAAGAAGGTATTGTGGAAGAACCTCTTGAAGAGGAAGAAGACGAGGAAGAGGAGGAGGAATAA
- a CDS encoding pyridoxine 5'-phosphate synthase: MVHLSVNVNKIATLRNSRGGNHPDLIYLSKLILDSGAHGITVHPREDERHIKKRDVFDLREFLTLYNQDKKKKIEYNMEGEPSSRFLDLVLEAKPDQATLVPVTPGEITSDHGFDLKKDSSDLKTYIQKIQNAGIRVSIFMETDLENLKLVKETGADRVEFYTGPYAHAFDHSPEQGKTVFESFKKAAEFLQSQNIGINAGHDLDHFNLPLFSQLPGLAEVSIGHRLMSYALEIGLGAAVKEYLKAIGTQSR, translated from the coding sequence ATGGTCCATCTGAGCGTAAATGTAAACAAAATTGCCACTTTAAGAAATTCCAGAGGTGGAAATCATCCGGACCTGATCTATCTATCCAAACTGATTTTGGATTCCGGCGCTCATGGGATTACTGTTCATCCAAGAGAAGACGAAAGACATATAAAGAAGAGAGACGTATTTGATCTAAGGGAGTTCCTCACGCTCTACAATCAGGATAAAAAGAAGAAGATAGAATATAATATGGAGGGAGAACCTTCTTCCCGATTTTTAGATCTTGTTCTGGAAGCAAAACCTGACCAAGCAACGTTAGTCCCGGTGACTCCTGGAGAAATTACTTCTGACCATGGTTTCGATCTAAAAAAGGACTCCTCTGATCTAAAAACATACATCCAAAAGATCCAAAATGCAGGGATCCGAGTATCTATCTTCATGGAAACGGATTTAGAAAATCTTAAATTAGTGAAAGAAACCGGAGCAGACCGTGTTGAATTTTACACAGGTCCTTATGCCCATGCTTTTGATCATTCTCCAGAACAAGGTAAGACAGTATTCGAATCTTTCAAAAAAGCGGCAGAGTTCCTACAGAGCCAAAATATCGGGATCAACGCGGGTCACGATCTGGACCATTTTAATCTTCCACTATTCTCTCAGCTTCCAGGTCTGGCAGAAGTATCTATAGGTCATAGACTCATGTCGTATGCGCTCGAAATCGGTTTAGGAGCCGCAGTGAAGGAATATCTAAAAGCGATTGGCACGCAGAGTCGCTGA